GTGGCCATAGATGTCCCCGGATATGGAACGGTGATTGGTGACGTCGCCTGGGGGGGGAACTGGTTCTTCCTCGTGGATGACCATGGGTTCGAGCTGACGTTGGAGAACGTGGAACCGCTGACGGATTTCACCTGGCGCATTCGTCAAACCCTCGCTCGAGAGGGCATTCGAGGGGCGAACGGTGAAGAGATCGATCACATTGAACTATTCGGTCCCTCGCAACGGGATGGAATCGATAGCAAGAATTTCGTCCTCTGTCCCGGGAAGAGCTACGATCGCTCGCCGTGCGGGACGGGGACGAGCGCAAAGATGGCTTGTTTGTACGCCGAGGGGAAGCTCAAAGAAGGGCAGGTCTATCGGCAAGAGAGCATCATCGGGAGCATATTCGAGGGCACAATCTCCGTCGTCAATGGCGTGATCTACCCGAGCATCACAGGCTCGGCATTCATCACGGCGGAAGCCGAGCTGATCTTGGACGAACGTGACCCATTTTGCTGGGGCATTCGCCGATGAGTCCGCGCGCGTATGATGTAGTCATTGTGGGAGCAGGAATTGTGGGAGCAGCTTGCGCTGCCGAATGTGCCAGTGCGGGTCTGAAAGTCGCCGTCATCGAAGCGGCCTGTGTTGGAGGCGGGGCGACGGCCGCCGGAATGGGGCACATCGTCGTCATGGATGACAGCGACGCGCAGTTCGCCTTGACGCGCTACTCGCAGGTGCTCTGGGATCAACTCGCTGAAGAGCTTCCTCCGGATTGCGAATTCCAGAGATCCGGGACCATTTGGATCGCGGCGGACGAGGAAGAGCTGAGCTATCTTCGGTGCAAAGAACGCTTCTATCGAGAACGTGGCGTCCCCGTCGAGCTGCTGGATGAACGAGCTTTAGCTGAAGCCGAACCCAATCTTCGGAGAGGTCTTCGAGGGGGGTTACTCGTCCCAGGCGACAGCGTGCTTTATCCTCCCTGCGCCGCCCGATTTCTTCTGGAACGGGCTCAGGATCGGGGAGCGACCATCTTCCTCGGGCATCCTGCCGTGCGGTTTGACGAGGATGGGGTGCGACTCCGAGACGGATCATTCATCGCGGCCGGCGTGATCGTCAATGCGACGGGTACATGGGCATCGGAGTTGACTCCTGGACTGGCGATCAAAAAGCGAAAGGGACATCTCGCCATCACGGAACGCTATCCAGGCTTCGCGAATCACCAACTCGTTGAAGTGGGGTACATCAAGAGCACGCATGCGCACGAAGTCGAAGCTGTGGCCTTCAACCTCCAACCGCGACCGACGGGACAACTGCTCATCGGCTCATCGCGCCAGTATGATGTGGAAGACCCTTACGTAGAGCATGGCGTGCTAGCGCGCATGCTCACCCGCGCGTGCGAATACATTCCACGGTTGGCGGAGCTATCGGTCATCCGAACATGGATCGGATTTCGAGCGGCGACGCCGGACAACCTCCCCCTGATCGGTCCACTTCCTGGGCGAGAACGGGTGTATCTGGCGACGGGTCATGAGGGGTTGGGGATCACCACATCTCTCGGAACCGCCAAATTGCTTGTCGCGCAATTGCTGAATCGTCCGTCAGCGATCGCCATCGAACCGTATCTTCCCTCCCGAATGGAGCATCC
The genomic region above belongs to Blastocatellia bacterium and contains:
- a CDS encoding FAD-binding oxidoreductase; the encoded protein is MSPRAYDVVIVGAGIVGAACAAECASAGLKVAVIEAACVGGGATAAGMGHIVVMDDSDAQFALTRYSQVLWDQLAEELPPDCEFQRSGTIWIAADEEELSYLRCKERFYRERGVPVELLDERALAEAEPNLRRGLRGGLLVPGDSVLYPPCAARFLLERAQDRGATIFLGHPAVRFDEDGVRLRDGSFIAAGVIVNATGTWASELTPGLAIKKRKGHLAITERYPGFANHQLVEVGYIKSTHAHEVEAVAFNLQPRPTGQLLIGSSRQYDVEDPYVEHGVLARMLTRACEYIPRLAELSVIRTWIGFRAATPDNLPLIGPLPGRERVYLATGHEGLGITTSLGTAKLLVAQLLNRPSAIAIEPYLPSRMEHPACLKSSL
- a CDS encoding proline racemase family protein; the protein is MHVIDSHTAGEPTRVVIHGGPNLGTGPLTKRLERFRQEYDHFRSAIVNEPRGSDAWVGALLCEPSDPTCTAGVIFFNNVGYLGMCGHGTMGLVVTLAYLNRIGPGTHRIETPAGVVEARLNEDGTVTVRNVPSYRLAARVAIDVPGYGTVIGDVAWGGNWFFLVDDHGFELTLENVEPLTDFTWRIRQTLAREGIRGANGEEIDHIELFGPSQRDGIDSKNFVLCPGKSYDRSPCGTGTSAKMACLYAEGKLKEGQVYRQESIIGSIFEGTISVVNGVIYPSITGSAFITAEAELILDERDPFCWGIRR